A single region of the Montipora capricornis isolate CH-2021 chromosome 13, ASM3666992v2, whole genome shotgun sequence genome encodes:
- the LOC138029716 gene encoding LOW QUALITY PROTEIN: uncharacterized protein (The sequence of the model RefSeq protein was modified relative to this genomic sequence to represent the inferred CDS: substituted 1 base at 1 genomic stop codon): MPSNEERREKERQRKKESRQRASEAQRERERARAQEKRLHYSDEQRQKERERAQENRLNYSEEQRQKERERAQENRLNYSDAKRQKERERAQENRLNYSDEQRQKERERAQENRLNYSDEQRQKERERAQENRLNYSDEQRQKERERAQENRLNYSDEQRQKERERAQENRLNCSDEQRQKDRERGQEKRLNYSAEQRQKERERALENRLNYSDAQRQKERERAQENRLNYSDEQRQKEQERAREKRRRQSEEHRKKERERCRDCRRRISDKQRKRGQETPEENEYPREAEEVEDHGQCGCEDVISEIWSCSSPVVRDLVQCGRDHAAEGQQQCAGEDAGQMEISEIWTSLSAAEGNSVQCDDDHAGEEPERELVVMGNQMLSVANNLMETQQPLPQVNDSNQLEDIQLIARARAVGIQYEFAHAGVQESDDDRRKRKRRNQRRVSDGERRLCAAIGDLPPPPLAGSSQLEDEAYCAIRAFEVDQMTYRFSYCDVCKERRLEGKGTGNMCTRCRRDKKVPRVWSGENNMDPLPLPAELSGMSDAEQMLIARLAPTVHVHMLRHGGIASKGHCIAFPQAVQEPATILPRLPAEVDIIRVRRQGKDDTHKDFRVRRHRVEEALRWLKDNNPAYSDIVIDSARIRNLPEDGELPNLRTVEFSETEHVDDQGPAPQQLVAGETDGNDDSTVSGVILAEPGVNVQAEVEAALNRVVSEPREVETDQAQQGAERPVIPWPTTDTTPASEFTTPYFFTMVFPCLFPYGKGDYHINRPISCPALHEWAEHLLWYQDGRFARHKVWKFIVHNMILRKRALEQSQYFVDXQLGDPHITVADLQERLARGDTSFTNKLLYFGANLRGTAQYWHQRRRELRAFVEFMVNEKHGLPSFFMTGSCAEFYFPPLKRLLEEYILQSTGEEVNLAENSNARFKAIQENTHVVVSYFDLRTQSYHEKVLKAVFGVSDYWYRYEFAKSRGQIHWHQLSWREDRQPHQLLHEAREDGCDENEYAARLSHWAEENFAMTALHPAGSDREGQSRKDLWPPPEGSADPILGDKDPLVKMLMEIAATQDGMVEDHLLLVNRVALHSCSDYCLRTPRHPEPGLQPKERVCRMEFGSEFRPGKKLQSGPEIVKDHNGAPRLEMPRDHPRLVQHSRYQLQSWRANGDVSLILSNSPPENPSTDDMIAIIDYVCGYACKDSEPTGATADLFKDMVNAVDTHDADEVSGKSMCAKMLMKTVGRRDISGPEASFELSGKALWRCSRSFTYLSMSGSRRLERDGETATCSTPLDKYLARPRQEQCSWYYFASKNGKVPVVSGGATHATWPLNEDYCRTMLLLHWPNWFDIQEVKGDAESWIDRFTDFICTAECPTFVKAQVSKARRYAEHPQEPVFEDDEDEDAAAVAEEQPDWVDVYAGENQIFEGVERDLDYDDGGEEYDWSSTCIMVPEGEDPKIWLQERIKEDEEQEMETEDLELPQVSLSSLNENQRAIVSLVLHTLYNFVENQEHYHPLRLVVSGTAGTGKSYVIRCLQRLVRQVFGSNGAIQVITPTGNAAYLVQGSTAHSFLGIPTGARSCNELTVPSGPVLEKIQNKCENLKVLVGDERSMFGRTTMGWMEQHTRYAINRGANADELWGGIPVAVFMGDDVQLPPVCDTAVYIQDCRSAPSNHGRLVWTTFDSAVELTQIVRQTESEQQLRDVLMSLRTYSTTPQQIHWLQKFQWHNLRLTHGPELLGRMDEQGLFVFPTHRLEWERNKVKLLEWNRKPNHPVARIKALDNGRHAQKADSNKAGGLLPLLYLCRDSKVMLVTNLKAAWGLYNGAVGTVVDIVYADGNRPTDDPPPLPDVVYVRFPGYKGPPYINEDSTVVPIVPVSRCTDCSCRCKRLQVPLRLAWGTTIHKCQGMTVGNGEAFRYVVIHPGKHDFEAKNPGALFVALSRAKSAGGEGRDPDFAFHEDVLLNDDRFKPVNTPTTRARAVEMERLHVLASQCRQREPLAPAYREETFLRMVEWAESQGHH, translated from the exons atgccttcaaacgaggaaagaagagaaaaggaaagacagagaaaaaaagaaagcaggcAACGAGCAAGCGAGGCTCAACGTGAAAGAGAGCGAGCGAGAGCACAAGAAAAGAGACTGCAttatagtgacgaacaacgtcagaaggagcgggagagagcacaagaaaacaggctgaaTTATAGTGAggaacaacggcagaaggagcgggaaagagcacaagaaaacaggctcaattacAGTGACGCAaaacggcagaaggagcgggaaagagcacaagaaaacaggctcaattatagtgacgaacaacggcagaaggagcgggaaagagcacaagaaaacaggctcaattatagtgacgaacaacggcagaaggagcgggagagagcacaagaaaacaggctcaattatagtgacgaacaacggcagaaggagcgggaaagagcacaagaaaacaggctcaattatagtgacgaacaacggcagaaggagcgggagagagcacaagaaaacaggctcaattgtagtgacgaacaacggcagaaggacCGGGAGAGAGGTCAAGAAAAGAGGCTGAATTATAGTGccgaacaacggcagaaggagaGGGAAAGAGCACtagaaaacaggctcaattatagtgacgcacaacggcagaaggagcgggagagagcacaagaaaacaggctcaattatagtgacgagcaacggcagaaagagcaggaaagagcacgagagaagaggcgacgacaGAGTGAGGAACaccgaaagaaagaaagagaaagatgtCGTGATTGCAGGCGGCGAATTAGTGACAAACAGCGAAAAAGGGGGCAAGAAACACCTGAAGAAAACGAATACCCAAGAGAGGCAGAGGAAG tcgAGGATCATGGGCAATGTGGTTGTGAAGATGTAATTTCTGAGATATGGTCATGCTCATCGCCTGTTGTAAGAGATTTAGTTCAGTGTGGTCGCGATCATGCAG CGGAAGGACAACAGCAATGTGCAGGTGAAGATGCTggtcaaatggaaatttctgaGATATGGACAAGCTTGTCTGCTGCTGAAGGAAATTCAGTTCAGTGTGATGATGATCATGCAG GAGAAGAGCCTGAAAGAGAGCTTGTTGTAATGGGAAATCAAATGCTCTCAGTGGCAAACAACTTGATGGAGACACAGCAACCTCTCCCACAAGTTAATGACAGCAACCAATTGGAAGATATACAGCTTATTGCAAGGGCAAGAGCAGTTGGTATACAGTATGAGTTTGCACATGCTGGTGTACAAGAAAGTGATGATgacagaagaaaaagaaagcggcGAAATCAAAGGAGAGTATCAGATGGAGAGAGAAGGTTGTGTGCAGCCATTGGTGATCTACCACCACCTCCACTTGCAGGATCAAGTCAGCTCGAGGATGAAGCATACTGTGCTATACGTGCGTTTGAGGTCGACCAGATGACATACAGGTTTAGTTATTGTGACGTTTGCAAGGAACGGCGCTTAGAGGGCAAAGGTACAGGAAACATGTGCACTCGTTGCAGAAGAGATAAGAAGGTACCAAGAGTTTGGTCTGGTGAAAACAATATGGACCCATTGCCTCTTCCTGCGGAGTTGTCTGGAATGTCAGATGCCGAGCAGATGCTGATAGCGAGGCTAGCACCTACTGTGCATGTACATATGTTGAGGCATGGAGGTATTGCTTCAAAGGGACATTGCATTGCATTCCCTCAGGCTGTGCAAGAGCCAGCAACTATTCTCCCACGCCTACCAGCTGAGGTGGATATCATACGTGTGAGAAGACAAGGAAAAGATGATACGCATAAGGACTTCAGGGTTAGAAGACATCGAGTTGAAGAAGCTCTTCGCTGGTTGAAAGACAACAATCCTGCCTATAGTGATATTGTCATTGACAGTGCCCGCATACGGAATTTACCGGAAGATGGTGAGTTGCCAAATCTGAGAACGGTTGAGTTTTCTGAAACAGAACACGTGGATGACCAAGGCCCAGCTCCACAGCAATTAGTTGCTGGTGAAACAGATGGCAACGATGACTCAACAGTGTCTGGAGTGATTCTTGCTGAGCCAGGGGTGAATGTGCAAGCTGAAGTAGAAGCAGCCTTAAATCGGGTTGTGTCTGAACCGAGGGAAGTTGAGACAGACCAAGCACAACAAGGAGCGGAACGACCAGTGATCCCATGGCCCACCACTGACACAACTCCAGCATCTGAGTTCACCACCCCCTATTTTTTCACAATGGTGTTTCCTTGCTTGTTTCCCTATGGAAAGGGTGATTACCACATCAACCGTCCAATTTCATGTCCTGCACTCCATGAGTGGGCAGAGCACTTGCTGTGGTACCAGGATGGTAGATTTGCTCGGCATAAAGTGTGGAAGTTTATTGTTCACAACATGATCTTGAGAAAGCGTGCCCTGGAGCAGAGCCAGTACTTTGTTGATTAGCAACTAGGTGACCCACACATAACTGTAGCAGACCTACAAGAGCGACTAGCAAGGGGTGATACTTCATTCACAAACAAGCTTTTGTATTTCGGTGCAAACTTGCGTGGCACAGCTCAGTACTGGCATCAAAGGCGCAGAGAGCTTCGTGCCTTTGTTGAGTTCATGGTCAATGAAAAGCATGGATTGCCTTCCTTTTTTATGACTGGAAGCTGTGCGGAGTTTTATTTTCCTCCACTGAAAAGGCTATTGGAAGAGTACATTTTACAGAGCACGGGGGAAGAAGTTAACCTTGCTGAAAATAGCAATGCCAGGTTCAAAGCTATTCAAGAGAACACCCATGTAGTGGTGAGCTACTTTGACCTACGCACCCAGTCATACCATGAAAAGGTACTGAAGGCAGTGTTTGGCGTCTCTGATTATTGGTATCGCTATGAATTTGCTAAGTCCCGGGGTCAAATTCATTGGCATCAACTCAGCTGGAGAGAGGACAGACAGCCACACCAGCTGTTGCACGAAGCTCGTGAGGATGGATGTGATGAGAATGAGTATGCAGCTAGACTTAGCCATTGGGCAGAGGAAAACTTTGCAATGACAGCATTACACCCAGCTGGCAGTGACAGAGAAGGACAATCAAGAAAAGACCTCTGGCCACCACCTGAGGGTTCGGCTGACCCGATATTAGGTGATAAAGATCCCCTGGTGAAGATGCTCATGGAAATAGCTGCAACACAAGATGGAATGGTGGAAGATCATTTGCTCTTAGTCAACCGAGTTGCTCTGCACAGTTGTTCTGATTATTGCTTGAGGACTCCTCGTCACCCTGAGCCAGGATTGCAACCAAAGGAACGAGTATGTCGTATGGAATTTGGAAGCGAGTTTCGACCAGGGAAGAAACTGCAGAGTGGCCCAGAAATTGTGAAAGATCATAACGGAGCTCCTCGCCTTGAGATGCCACGTGACCATCCACGTCTGGTTCAGCATTCTCGCTACCAATTACAGTCTTGGAGAGCAAATGGCGATGTAAGCTTGATTCTTTCAAATTCACCCCCTGAGAATCCCAGCACTGATGACATGATAGCCATAATTGATTATGTGTGTGGCTATGCTTGTAAGGATAGTGAACCTACTGGTGCAACTGCTGATCTCTTTAAGGACATGGTAAATGCTGTTGACACACACGATGCAGACGAAGTGTCCGGGAAGTCAATGTGCGCTAAAATGCTGATGAAGACTGTGGGTAGACGAGATATCAGCGGACCTGAGGCCTCATTTGAGTTGAGTGGAAAAGCACTTTGGAGATGTAGCCGTTCATTCACATACTTGTCAATGTCAGGGTCAAGACGACTTGAACGGGATGGTGAGACTGCAACTTGCAGCACCCCTTTGGATAAATACCTTGCACGACCACGGCAAGAGCAGTGCTCATGGTATTATTTTGCTTCCAAAAATGGTAAGGTTCCTGTTGTAAGTGGTGGTGCTACCCATGCAACCTGGCCATTGAATGAAGACTACTGTAGAACAATGCTTCTGTTGCACTGGCCAAACTGGTTTGACATCCAAGAAGTAAAAGGAGATGCTGAATCATGGATTGATCGCTTTACAGATTTTATCTGTACAGCTGAGTGCCCAACATTTGTTAAGGCACAGGTTTCTAAGGCACGGCGTTATGCAGAACATCCACAAGAACCGGTGTTTGAAGATGACGAGGACGAAGATGCTGCTGCAGTAGCAGAAGAACAGCCAGATTGGGTGGATGTATATGCTGGGGAAAATCAGATATTTGAGGGTGTGGAGAGGGATTTGGATTATGATGATGGTGGAGAGGAGTATGACTGGAGTAGTACTTGCATTATGGTTCCTGAGGGTGAAGACCCCAAGATCTGGCTTCAAGAAaggataaaagaagatgaagaacaGGAAATGGAAACTGAAGACCTTGAATTGCCACAGGTGTCTCTGTCATCCCTAAATGAGAATCAGAGAGCCATAGTTAGTCTGGTGTTGCACACCCTCTACAACTTTGTTGAAAACCAAGAACATTACCATcctttgcgacttgttgtctcCGGAACTGCTGGAACCGGAAAGTCATATGTAATCAGGTGTCTGCAGAGGTTGGTGCGGCAAGTGTTTGGGTCCAATGGTGCAATACAGGTGATCACTCCAACGGGGAATGCTGCCTATCTCGTTCAAGGCAGTACAGCTCACAGCTTTTTAGGAATCCCAACAGGGGCAAGGTCTTGCAACGAGTTGACAGTGCCTTCTGGACCTGTGCTTGAAAAAATTCAGAATAAGTGTGAAAATCTGAAAGTTCTGGTTGGAGATGAGCGATCAATGTTTGGCCGCACAACCATGGGCTGGATGGAACAGCATACACGTTATGCAATTAACAGAGGAGCCAATGCAGATGAGTTGTGGGGAGGTATTCCTGTAGCGGTGTTCATGGGAGATGATGTTCAACTGCCTCCTGTGTGTGACACCGCTGTGTATATTCAAGATTGTCGCAGTGCACCATCTAATCATGGTCGTTTAGTATGGACAACTTTTGATAGTGCTGTGGAGCTTACTCAGATTGTAAGACAAACTGAATCTGAACAACAGCTCAGAGATGTGTTGATGTCATTGAGAACTTACAGTACGACACCCCAGCAAATTCATTGGCTACAGAAATTTCAATGGCACAATCTCCGATTAACCCATGGTCCAGAACTCCTAGGAAGGATGGATGAACAAGGCTTGTTTGTGTTTCCAACCCATCGTCTGGAATGGGAGCGCAACAAAGTTAAGTTACTTGAGTGGAACAGAAAGCCAAACCACCCAGTGGCAAGGATAAAAGCACTTGACAATGGCAGACATGCACAAAAGGCAGACAGTAACAAAGCAGGAGGATTGCTACCACTACTGTATCTTTGCCGTGACAGCAAAGTCATGCTCGTTACAAACTTAAAGGCTGCATGGGGGTTGTACAATGGAGCAGTGGGAACAGTAGTGGACATTGTCTACGCAGATGGTAACAGACCAACAGACGATCCCCCGCCATTACCTGATGTTGTGTATGTGCGTTTTCCAGGATATAAGGGTCCACCTTATATCAATGAAGATTCTACAGTGGTGCCAATTGTGCCCGTCAGTCGGTGCACTGACTGCTCATGTCGATGCAAGCGCCTTCAAGTTCCATTGAGATTGGCATGGGGAACAACAATCCACAAGTGCCAAGGGATGACTGTAGGTAATGGGGAAGCATTCAGATATGTTGTGATTCATCCTGGAAAGCACGATTTTGAAGCTAAGAATCCTGGAGCTTTATTTGTGGCATTGTCACGAGCAAAATCAGCGGGTGGAGAAGGCAGAGATCCTGATTTTGCATTTCATGAAGATGTACTGCTAAATGATGACAGATTCAAGCCTGTCAACACTCCAACCACCCGGGCAAGAGCAGTGGAGATGGAAAGGCTGCATGTATTAGCAAGTCAGTGTCGTCAGAGGGAACCTTTAGCACCAGCATATAGGGAGGAAACTTTTCTCAGAATGGTTGAGTGGGCTGAGTCGCAAGGTCATCATTAA